A single genomic interval of Camelina sativa cultivar DH55 chromosome 11, Cs, whole genome shotgun sequence harbors:
- the LOC104721702 gene encoding flowering-promoting factor 1-like protein 1, which translates to MSGVWVFNKNGVMRLVENPYNQSTGDSSESSSSGGSQQQRMRRKILVHLPTSEVVSSYGSLEKILKNLGWERYYDGDNTDHLLQFHKRTSIDLISLPRDFSKFNSIHMYDIVVKNPNVFHVRDM; encoded by the coding sequence atgTCCGGTGTGTGGGTGTTCAACAAGAACGGAGTGATGAGGCTGGTGGAGAATCCTTACAACCAATCCACCGGAGATTCGTCGGAATCTTCCTCTTCCGGCGGTAGCCAGCAGCagaggatgaggaggaagatTCTCGTCCATCTTCCGACCAGCGAGGTTGTCTCTTCGTACGGATCACTTGAGaagatcttgaagaatcttGGGTGGGAGAGGTACTACGATGGAGACAACACCGATCACCTGCTCCAGTTCCACAAGAGAACGTCGATCGATCTCATATCTCTCCCTCGCGACTTCTCCAAGTTTAACTCTATTCATATGTATGATATCGTCGTCAAGAACCCTAACGTCTTCCATGTCCGAGACATGTAG